The proteins below come from a single Gimesia alba genomic window:
- a CDS encoding universal stress protein — MIELKNILVPTDFSEFGEQALLYGCELAKRFDAKLHLLNVVQDAVAMFPEPNMMGTSMNDLVSDMQHLAQKQLEEMPGLPGTEDLEVVREVRVGPAFLEIIRYAKQAEIDLIVIGTHGRTGIKHMLLGSVAEKVVRKAPCPVLTVSHPEREFVMPT; from the coding sequence ATGATAGAACTCAAAAACATACTCGTACCCACCGATTTCAGTGAATTTGGCGAGCAGGCCCTGCTCTATGGTTGCGAATTAGCCAAACGATTTGATGCAAAATTACATCTGCTGAATGTCGTTCAGGATGCCGTCGCGATGTTCCCGGAACCGAATATGATGGGGACATCCATGAATGATCTCGTATCAGACATGCAGCATTTAGCCCAAAAACAGCTGGAAGAAATGCCTGGCCTGCCAGGAACCGAGGACTTGGAAGTAGTGCGGGAAGTACGTGTCGGACCCGCATTTCTCGAAATCATCCGTTATGCGAAACAGGCAGAAATCGACCTGATCGTCATAGGAACTCACGGCCGAACCGGCATTAAACACATGTTACTAGGCAGCGTGGCGGAAAAAGTGGTCCGCAAAGCCCCTTGCCCTGTACTAACGGTATCACATCCCGAAAGAGAATTTGTAATGCCGACTTAA